The Lutibacter profundi genome includes a region encoding these proteins:
- a CDS encoding TolC family protein, with translation MQSKYILFIIIFIYNILNVRAQQEKLISFDEVLNKVKENNYTIKISNQNFEVAKADFNQTNSVLLPNIAISHTGISTTNPLMAFGSKLNQEILTQADFNPALLNNPDKVNNFATKIEIQQPLFNADGLFMRKAARSKMNAVELQMSRTKDYIKLEVIKAYMQLQIAYKAVEVLEKATEAALENKKIAENNFKQGYLQKADVLSVEVHVTEVQNQLHNTKSNLKNASDYLNFLMGATTNETLKPLTPLVPHLDLDIYNKQLSTTRADIEAMEKSTEAYNNMYKAAKMSYLPKLNAFGSYEMYDTKLFGTNAKGYTVGAQLSWNVFEGYKRIGKTQKSKAELEKSEISLNQYKNKSLLEFNKAKRQLKDAENKLNLTNLAVEQSNEALRIRTNRFKQGLEKTSDLLNSETQYLQKQLEYLQTVFNYNYTKAYVEFLIK, from the coding sequence ATGCAAAGTAAGTATATACTATTTATTATAATTTTTATCTATAACATTCTTAATGTCAGAGCTCAACAAGAAAAATTAATTTCATTTGATGAGGTATTAAATAAGGTTAAAGAAAATAATTACACCATCAAAATTTCTAATCAAAATTTTGAAGTTGCAAAAGCTGATTTTAATCAAACTAATTCCGTTTTATTACCAAATATTGCTATTTCTCATACTGGAATTTCAACTACAAACCCTTTAATGGCCTTTGGTTCAAAGCTAAATCAAGAAATTTTAACACAAGCCGATTTTAATCCAGCACTCCTAAATAACCCCGATAAGGTTAATAACTTTGCTACCAAAATTGAAATACAACAGCCTCTTTTTAATGCTGATGGTTTGTTTATGCGAAAAGCAGCTAGATCAAAAATGAACGCGGTGGAGTTACAAATGTCAAGAACCAAAGACTATATAAAATTAGAGGTTATTAAAGCATATATGCAATTACAAATTGCATATAAAGCTGTTGAAGTACTTGAAAAAGCAACAGAAGCCGCCCTAGAAAATAAAAAAATTGCAGAAAACAACTTTAAACAAGGTTATTTACAAAAAGCCGATGTACTTTCAGTTGAAGTTCATGTTACCGAAGTTCAAAATCAACTACATAACACCAAAAGTAATTTAAAAAATGCTTCCGATTATTTAAATTTTTTAATGGGCGCTACTACAAATGAAACATTAAAACCCTTAACACCACTAGTTCCACATCTAGATTTAGACATCTACAATAAACAATTATCAACAACTAGAGCTGATATTGAAGCTATGGAAAAGAGTACTGAAGCTTATAACAACATGTACAAAGCTGCTAAAATGAGTTATTTACCAAAGTTGAATGCTTTTGGAAGTTATGAAATGTATGACACTAAATTATTTGGAACCAATGCCAAAGGTTATACCGTTGGTGCTCAATTATCTTGGAATGTTTTTGAAGGGTATAAACGTATTGGTAAAACTCAAAAAAGTAAAGCTGAACTTGAAAAATCAGAAATTAGTTTAAACCAATATAAAAATAAAAGTTTGCTAGAATTTAACAAAGCAAAACGACAACTTAAAGATGCAGAAAACAAATTAAACCTAACCAATCTTGCTGTAGAGCAATCTAATGAAGCTCTTAGAATTAGAACAAATAGATTTAAACAAGGATTAGAAAAAACTTCAGATTTATTAAATTCTGAAACTCAATACCTACAAAAACAGTTAGAATATCTACAAACTGTTTTTAATTACAATTATACAAAAGCTTATGTAGAGTTTTTAATAAAATAA
- a CDS encoding efflux RND transporter periplasmic adaptor subunit has protein sequence MKNIIRIILATTLILVTSCGKDKTKIIDNRQTVNVKVSTPSQENGSYITASGKIEAVQNATLSTRMMGYVNNIYVKVGDKVSKGKLLISINSADISAQKAQVDASITEATAAFKNAEKDYKRFVALFNESSASQKEMDDITANYEMAKARLEAANQMKNQINAQLSYTNITAPFNGVITGKFINKGDMANPGMPLISMETPSKFQVTALVPESKITLITKGETATILIKSTNKTVTGKVTEVSTSAQNTGGQYLVKVILNKTNVKLFSGMYTSIQFPINKTSKNTKQSAPILVPKKSLIKQGQLIGIYTIGDDNIAILRWLRIGKSFGDKVEVLSGLSATEQYIVSADGKLFNGAKVSIQ, from the coding sequence ATGAAAAACATTATACGAATAATATTAGCAACAACTTTAATTTTAGTAACAAGTTGCGGAAAAGATAAAACAAAAATAATTGACAATAGACAAACTGTAAATGTAAAAGTAAGCACTCCTTCTCAAGAAAATGGTTCTTATATTACTGCAAGTGGTAAAATTGAGGCTGTTCAAAATGCCACTCTTAGTACAAGAATGATGGGATATGTGAATAACATTTATGTAAAAGTTGGTGACAAAGTATCTAAAGGTAAACTTTTAATTAGTATAAATAGCGCTGACATCTCAGCACAAAAAGCCCAAGTTGATGCTTCAATTACTGAAGCTACTGCTGCCTTTAAAAATGCCGAAAAAGATTACAAACGATTTGTAGCACTTTTTAATGAATCCAGTGCATCTCAAAAAGAAATGGATGATATTACAGCTAATTATGAAATGGCAAAAGCAAGATTAGAAGCTGCGAATCAAATGAAGAATCAAATTAATGCGCAGCTTTCATACACTAACATTACAGCACCATTTAATGGTGTTATCACGGGGAAATTTATTAATAAAGGTGATATGGCCAACCCTGGCATGCCTCTAATAAGTATGGAGACTCCAAGTAAATTTCAAGTAACCGCTTTGGTGCCAGAATCTAAAATTACTTTAATAACAAAAGGAGAAACTGCAACTATTCTCATAAAATCAACAAATAAAACTGTTACTGGTAAGGTAACGGAAGTTAGTACCTCCGCTCAAAATACAGGTGGACAATATCTCGTTAAAGTAATTTTAAACAAAACCAATGTTAAATTATTCTCAGGTATGTATACATCTATACAATTCCCTATCAATAAAACAAGTAAAAACACCAAACAGTCAGCACCAATTTTAGTACCTAAAAAATCATTGATAAAACAAGGTCAGCTAATTGGTATTTATACAATTGGAGATGATAATATTGCCATATTAAGATGGCTTAGAATTGGAAAGTCTTTTGGAGACAAGGTTGAAGTACTCTCTGGCTTATCAGCTACTGAACAATATATAGTTTCAGCTGATGGAAAATTGTTTAATGGAGCTAAGGTTAGTATTCAGTAA